The sequence CCTATAGGCGACAAAAAAGAAGTTGCATCGTATATAAAAGCAGGTTTTATAGCAAACTTAAACGACTCAATGAACAAAGACGGCTGGAAGAACGTTTTCTTTAAAAAAGCAATTGAAAACAATTCTTTTGAAGCCGGCAATGAATGGGGCGTGGAGCCCGGCATATATGCCATTCCTTTAGACGTAACTTCACTTATGATTTTCTACAACAAAGACTTATTTACGCAGGCAGGTCTTGATCCTGAAAACACTCCTAAAACATGGCCGGAATTTATAAATGCAGGGAAAAAACTCAGAGCGGCCGGCATTCAGCCTTTTGTTTCAGGTTTTGGCGAAGGCTGGTTAATCGGCGCGTTTGCGCAGTCTTACCAGTGGAATTTGTTCGGCAAACAGGGAATAATAGATACTCTTGACGGAAAAATTCCTTACACAGATGCAAGATGGGTAAGAATATTTAAACTTTTCGCGGAAATGAGAGACAACAAACTTTTCGCTTCCGGAATAGTTACAATGATAAATAAAGATGCGGAAAGAAGCTTTGCAACCGGAAAATCAGCAATGGCGTTTAACGGCTCGTGGGGAGTTAACGTTTATCAGTCTATGAACCCTAAACTTAACTACGGCGTTATGTCATTGCCGTCTTTGCCGGAAGCAAAATATCCTCTTAAGATATTCGGCGGAGAAGGTTCTTCGCTTTACGTAAACGCTTCTTCTCCAAACAAAGACAAAGCTATAGAATTTTTGAAATGGATGACTCAAAAAGGTCCGCAGGCATATTTGGC is a genomic window of Endomicrobium proavitum containing:
- a CDS encoding ABC transporter substrate-binding protein, which encodes MSKFKVAVSALMCLFVTAGIIAGCGSKEKKAKADVVIWHWMTDRQAAFETLAEQYFKETGVKVLFETYAPTDVYRNKISAAATANLLPDVFNPIGDKKEVASYIKAGFIANLNDSMNKDGWKNVFFKKAIENNSFEAGNEWGVEPGIYAIPLDVTSLMIFYNKDLFTQAGLDPENTPKTWPEFINAGKKLRAAGIQPFVSGFGEGWLIGAFAQSYQWNLFGKQGIIDTLDGKIPYTDARWVRIFKLFAEMRDNKLFASGIVTMINKDAERSFATGKSAMAFNGSWGVNVYQSMNPKLNYGVMSLPSLPEAKYPLKIFGGEGSSLYVNASSPNKDKAIEFLKWMTQKGPQAYLAKETLNIPSNQQVANDLPPALKVFSENIANTFDTLPSIEPWQVINFININLQSVIIGERTPEAAAKEVQAEKVRQTKAAK